Genomic DNA from Nitratidesulfovibrio vulgaris str. Hildenborough:
CGTCGGTCCCCTGATTCTGGAAGGCTGCGAAGTCGTGCGTGCCCGCAAGGTGGCGCGCCGCCCTGTCCATGGCATAGACGTCGAGGGGGCCGGTGGCCCACACCTGACCGTGAAGCTTGGGGGGGATGAACCGGCGCGTCAGCCACAGCCTGTAGGTATAGCGTTTGCCAAGGGCATCGAAGCGGGCATGGAAGTCGTCGGCTGCGCGGCGCACATCGAGGATGCAGATGTCGTCAGGCAACTGGGCGTTGATGGCCTTCTGCCAGTCGACACCAAGCTTGTGGTCGGGGATGTCCACGTGCGCCACCTGCCCGTCGGCATGGACTCCCGCGTCGGTACGTCCTGCGGCATGGAGTCGGACCTGTTCACCTGCCATGCGCGAGACGATGGGTTCGAGCACTCCCTGAACGGTGCGGGGGCGCGGGCGTGTGGCATGTTCCTGAACTTGCCAGCCATGCAGGTCTGTGCCCTTGTAGGCGATGGTCAGTCTGAGGCGGGCCATGCTATTCAAGCGGCAGTTGCATCCGGGTGAGGGCTTCGGAGAGACGGGCGGCTTTCTTGGCGTCCACGAACGTGAGAATCTCTCCCGCCTGTCTGCCTCGCATGCCCGCCAGTATCTTGACGGCGATGCGCTCGTCGAGCGTTTCGAGCACCGCAGCGGCCTGTTTGGCCTTCATGTTCGTGTACACATCGACAAGATGCCGGAACTTCTCATCCTTCATGCCTTGCGCTTCCTTGATCATGGCTTGCAGCTTCGATTCGAGCGATTGCAATTCCTCAAGGCGCGTGTCGACCTGATGTTGCAACTGGCGCAGTTCCTGCTCGCGGCGTGAAAGGTCTTCCTGCTTGCGCTGGAGCGTTTCGCGGTTCATGAGGTCGCCGGCGGGCGTCGGGATTTCGGGTTGCGTCGTTTGCGGAGGTGTCGCCTCGGCTGCCATGGCTACGCCCATGCCGGGCGCGGAAGCCTTTCCACGCGCAGCCGGTGCGTCGGCGGGTGGTGTCTGCGGGGCAGGTATCTCCTGGGCCTTATGGGGTGCCGTGAGCGATGCCACCGAGGTGAGAGCCTCTCCGAGAAGGGGCCGCAACATTTCCGGCAGGTCAAGGGCGAGACCGAGCAGCAGCGACAGCTTGATGGCTGCCACGAACACCAGCCAGCGGCAAAGCCTAGAAAGACGGAGCCCTGAACCGGAGGGTTGC
This window encodes:
- a CDS encoding tRNA pseudouridine synthase A; amino-acid sequence: MARLRLTIAYKGTDLHGWQVQEHATRPRPRTVQGVLEPIVSRMAGEQVRLHAAGRTDAGVHADGQVAHVDIPDHKLGVDWQKAINAQLPDDICILDVRRAADDFHARFDALGKRYTYRLWLTRRFIPPKLHGQVWATGPLDVYAMDRAARHLAGTHDFAAFQNQGTDVTSTVRTVHAIRRCPSGTLPAGALLTCSEPYTSWRCTGTHPDQPPATAGHPLAGIGLELVWSFEGDGFLKQMVRNMMGLLVAVGRGALAADDVPGIMATLDRSRAPATAPACGLTLSEVYYPPCDYPYAR
- a CDS encoding MotE family protein, which produces MKRQPSGSGLRLSRLCRWLVFVAAIKLSLLLGLALDLPEMLRPLLGEALTSVASLTAPHKAQEIPAPQTPPADAPAARGKASAPGMGVAMAAEATPPQTTQPEIPTPAGDLMNRETLQRKQEDLSRREQELRQLQHQVDTRLEELQSLESKLQAMIKEAQGMKDEKFRHLVDVYTNMKAKQAAAVLETLDERIAVKILAGMRGRQAGEILTFVDAKKAARLSEALTRMQLPLE